ATCGACCGCGCCTCGGCGATCGACACGCTGCTCGGCGACCACGCGCAACGGCTCAACGCGACGCTGGACCGCGAGACGACGGAGCTGCGCCAGATCGTGGCGCGCGCGGTCGACGAGCTCGAGTCGGTCCTGGCAAGCCGGGCCGGCGATGCCGGCGCGGTCCTCACGCAGCGCGTCGCCGAGATCGCGACGACGCTCGACGGCCGCCTCGCGGCGATCGAGTCGCTGCTCGGCGAGCGCGGCCAGGCGCTCAACGCCAGCCTCGCGAGCACCGGCGAAGCGCTCGCGCAGACCATCGACGCCAGCGTCGCGCACTCGCTGCAGGCGTTGAACGACCGCCAGGGCGAGCTTGCCGGCGCGATCGATGCCTCGGCGAAGGCGCTGAAGGCCTCGATCGAAGGCGGCGTCGCGACCTCCGTGCTGTCGCTCGCGGCGGCCAACGACAAGGTGCGCGGCGACCTCACCAGCGTCATCGAGCGGCTGACTACGCAGAGCGCGATGCTGCAGGAGATGCTGGGCAGCGCGCACGGTAACCTCTCGGGCTTCGGCGACGCCATGGAGCGCCAGCTCGCCGCCTTCGAGGGCTCGCTCGGCCAGGTCTCCGGCCACATCGACCGGATCAACGAGAACGCCGGCCGCACGCTCGCCGATGCCGGCGGCATGGCCGAGACGCTTGCGGGTCACCACCGCACGATCGCCGACACGTCGACCCAGCTCGCCCAGACGCAGGGCGACCTCGACCAGCGGCTCGGTGCGCGCCAGGAGGCGCTGGCCGGCCTGCTCGCGGCGATCACCGCCAAGCACGAGGACCTCGAGAGCGTGATGAGCTCGTTCTCCGGTCTCATCGACGACAGCTTCAAGAAGGCCGAGGCGCGGGCGCGCGAGATCGGCACCTTCCTGGCCGAGAACTCGCAGGCCTCGACCGGCCTCATCGACCAGCAGTTCGCGGCGATCCGCGAGAATGCCGGCAAGGAGCGCGAGCGCACCGCCGCCGCCCTGCGCGCCGCCTACGACCAGGCGACGCGCGAGATCGAGCACGTGTTCGGCCAGTCGACGCAGCGCTTCGAGGAGGCGGCGGCAACGATGCGCGGGCTCTCGCAGTCGATCGAGGCCGAGCTTTCGGCGACGCGCGAGGAGGTCCGCCGCAACGCGATGGAGCTGCCGCGCGAGACGAGCCAGCAGGCCGACGCCATGCGTCGCGTCGTCGGCGAGCAGATCAGGGCCCTGAACGAGCTGACCGACATCATCACCCGCTCGGGCCGCTCGTTCGACGCCTCGCTGCCGAACCAGCAGCCGGCGCAGCGCCCCCCGCAGGTCGAGGCCGAGGCCCCGGGCCGGCAGGAGGCGGCCCGCCAGGAGCAGGCTAGACAAGAGCAGGCACGGCAGGAGCAGGCGCGCCAGGATCAGGCGCGGCAGGAAGAGGCTCGCCTCGCCCAGGCCCGCGACGAGGCCCGCCGCCAGGAGCAGCAGCGCCGCGAGGAGCTGCGCCAGCAGCAGGCCCGGCTCGAGGTCGCCCGCGAGGAGCAGGCCAAGCTCGAGCGCGCCCGCAACCAGGCCCAGCGCCAGGGACCGCCGGCGCCGAACCAGCGCGGCCCCGCGGGGGCCCAGGGCGGCTGGATGTCCGACCTGCTCGCCCGCGCCTCGCTCGACGACGAGACGCAGTCGAACGGCCACGCCCCGGCGCGCAGCAACGGCGCGGCGCCCTTGGACGCGATCTCGACGGACATTGCGCGCATGGTCGACCCCGATGCGGCCGCGAACGCCTGGGAGCGCTATCGCCGCGGCGAGGACGACGCCTTCAACGCCTCGATCTACAAGGGGCGCGGCGGCCAGACGTTCGAGGAGATCCGCCGCCGCTACAAGGACGATGCAGGCTTCCGCGCGACGGTCGACCGCTACGTGCAGGAGTTCGAGCGCCTGCTGTCGCAGATCCAGAACGACGACCCGGACGACCGCGTGCTGCGCGGCTATCTCGGCTCGGACTCGGGCAAGGTCTACACGATGCTCGCGCACGCGGCGGGACGGATCGCGTAGCCACGGGGTGGCGGCGCCTTGCCGCCACGCTCACGTCGTCGCCTGCGGGGCGAAGGGTGATGGACATGGACCAATCGGATCACGATCCAATTCTGGCCGCGCCCCTTCGTGCCGAAATCGAGGCGGTCGCGGCACGCGAGAACCGGTCGGCCCGCGATGTCTTGCA
This Beijerinckiaceae bacterium RH AL1 DNA region includes the following protein-coding sequences:
- a CDS encoding hypothetical protein (ID:RHAL1_02624;~conserved protein of unknown function;~source:Prodigal:2.6), giving the protein MHRRMSDTAEEIAGTLGAHHDAMHERLAEGAAATMALMAAHTDQLHERLSETHDQLAAHHADFHERLGATAAEATAALATQTNDLEQRLAAANDRLNAHHADLSDRLASVAADTMGAMAAHTDSFQERLAAANDDLAAHHATIHERLAASADEASHMLAGHHEALQERVAEATAATMALMASHTDQLNERLAQAHDAMGTHSSDIHERVAEGAAATMALMAAHTDQLNERLAQAHEAMGAHSAEMHDRLADTTQKTIAAIEQHSGEIDRRATALTDRLDGTTGQTLAALEAHRDEMHERLQAASSEIADAIVGHVDSLHSRLAETTSQTLAALDEHAHAMHERLDTTAQDAVGNLAGHLDGMHEQLSSNAEATAEALGQHAQALQEGFVANTRDAIASLAEQVDALNARFAEIAGESIAAIAMHGDRVNESLAGKVAAFQDVFLTKGNEASDKLGAHAERFNATFADRINAIENTFAIHGTGINDRIGEHLVEAGALLEGHIGALEERALARAEGIASSLDALVSRIENGLAARAASINEALAARTLEIARTLSDGGRQAADHIDGKAADIAGVLSERSAAIGEQLDGHITRLNERVVGPLTMVSAALDEKGRSLTAGLIDRASAIDTLLGDHAQRLNATLDRETTELRQIVARAVDELESVLASRAGDAGAVLTQRVAEIATTLDGRLAAIESLLGERGQALNASLASTGEALAQTIDASVAHSLQALNDRQGELAGAIDASAKALKASIEGGVATSVLSLAAANDKVRGDLTSVIERLTTQSAMLQEMLGSAHGNLSGFGDAMERQLAAFEGSLGQVSGHIDRINENAGRTLADAGGMAETLAGHHRTIADTSTQLAQTQGDLDQRLGARQEALAGLLAAITAKHEDLESVMSSFSGLIDDSFKKAEARAREIGTFLAENSQASTGLIDQQFAAIRENAGKERERTAAALRAAYDQATREIEHVFGQSTQRFEEAAATMRGLSQSIEAELSATREEVRRNAMELPRETSQQADAMRRVVGEQIRALNELTDIITRSGRSFDASLPNQQPAQRPPQVEAEAPGRQEAARQEQARQEQARQEQARQDQARQEEARLAQARDEARRQEQQRREELRQQQARLEVAREEQAKLERARNQAQRQGPPAPNQRGPAGAQGGWMSDLLARASLDDETQSNGHAPARSNGAAPLDAISTDIARMVDPDAAANAWERYRRGEDDAFNASIYKGRGGQTFEEIRRRYKDDAGFRATVDRYVQEFERLLSQIQNDDPDDRVLRGYLGSDSGKVYTMLAHAAGRIA